The Prevotella sp. E9-3 genome has a window encoding:
- a CDS encoding alpha-L-fucosidase has translation MKKIFTVSMLLLAATSMSAQLADMAIEQGPFDNSYESASNWECPEWFKDAKFGIWAHWGPQCQAEDGDWYARFMYYSGTGQYNYHVNHFGNPKNFGLKDLCNAWKADRWDPQELVSLYKSVGARYFMALGNHHDNFDMWNSPYQEWNTVNVGPKKDIIKGWSDACKAEGLPLGVSIHASHAWTWLEPSQNYDGNLTKADGTGKWWEGMDPQELYAQNHPHSTGWANSGTIHSQWEWGNGASQPSEAYKKKFQNRVLELINDYEPDMIYFDDTAMPFYGCDDQVGKNILQHYYNHSAAQHDGKPDVLVTGKQLTDAQKEYMMWDVERGVPDRPQQAYWQTCTCIGQWHYDQNVYNNNSYKSGATVVRMLIDVVSKNGNLLLSVPVKGNGTIDDKEKKVLADIKAWMDINSESIYGTRMWKTFGEGPLAEAVNPMNNQGFNEGQNYSSKDVRYVTKEDAVYATIMDWPAAGPFTFKAFSIAQPSYSGKVQSVSLLGYGEVEFSHTIKGLTVTIPTTKPNVIAPVFKVTFITDNRTAYEKLQGTISEVETTLNELQSQVQAYNTGKLSPAKYEQLRTAIQQAKETPEEATDQQYDDACEKLISAFRNFLNNSVNKGGAFTGVIDNNITKEQLIEAENFTRSAGGTKRFGAPKYWTVENFNIPNGNDGTKQGLDKYTGKESLMIGVWNDRENNTSGSLEHARIYRKITLPAGKYYFGAAYNVTHNLNEEAYMFVSRELSNSAEIPQKSIAFYNLNKCSSDKNIQGLYFQLDEETEVYIGFQADMLNGSPTQEFRAEQVCLYTLKELGERHSEDKGWSKIEALPDDVSQYFFALYDHDTDNGLVLSAGNKQGASYQTMWYEEDVYPEGNKNALFTFDAFNEDNNSGVKGDNLKWLIITSAGNPNVCLQSNDAPNDWNFRTENNGDGWTDRAYVSPAYVKNDLPSGYWTFTNHKSNALLGHLDGTNEISGSATAENEGHYDIYAIERGKYVSAVENIDKASEQNPIDISYVINNADGTRYNKFHAKQPVGWTLSLENAFEIEYGNYLEARVGTSYFNKWQSSGNLTDRTISQQLTALPIGKYRLSVRTSSNVIHPGAYLFINSEKADMTKLKNNTITVTAETADGTLTFGVELKNYQSFDCKFDHFTLEYLGNPATSGISDQTLNSQLSARPLVARKARTHTSQLTDLSGRRVTNPTKGIYIKNRRKVIL, from the coding sequence ATGAAGAAAATTTTTACTGTTTCAATGCTGCTACTGGCAGCTACTTCTATGAGTGCCCAGCTGGCTGATATGGCCATTGAGCAAGGTCCGTTTGACAACTCTTATGAGAGTGCATCCAACTGGGAATGTCCTGAATGGTTCAAGGATGCTAAGTTTGGCATCTGGGCCCACTGGGGACCTCAGTGTCAGGCCGAGGATGGCGACTGGTATGCCCGTTTTATGTACTATTCGGGCACCGGACAATACAACTACCACGTGAACCATTTCGGCAACCCGAAGAACTTCGGTCTGAAAGACCTGTGCAATGCCTGGAAGGCCGACCGTTGGGATCCGCAAGAACTGGTGAGCCTGTACAAGAGTGTGGGTGCCCGCTATTTCATGGCCTTGGGCAATCATCATGATAATTTTGATATGTGGAACTCACCCTATCAGGAGTGGAACACCGTAAACGTGGGTCCGAAGAAGGATATCATCAAAGGCTGGAGCGATGCCTGCAAGGCTGAAGGACTGCCACTGGGTGTGTCTATCCATGCCTCACATGCCTGGACCTGGCTGGAGCCCTCGCAGAACTATGACGGCAATCTGACCAAGGCCGACGGCACCGGAAAATGGTGGGAAGGAATGGATCCGCAGGAGCTGTACGCCCAGAACCACCCCCACTCTACCGGATGGGCAAACAGCGGCACCATTCACAGTCAGTGGGAATGGGGCAACGGTGCCTCACAGCCTTCTGAGGCCTATAAGAAAAAATTCCAGAACCGCGTTTTGGAGCTCATCAACGACTACGAGCCCGACATGATTTATTTCGACGACACGGCCATGCCTTTCTATGGCTGTGACGACCAGGTAGGCAAGAACATTCTCCAGCACTACTACAACCACAGTGCTGCCCAGCACGATGGCAAGCCCGATGTACTGGTGACGGGCAAACAGCTCACCGATGCACAGAAGGAATATATGATGTGGGACGTGGAGCGCGGTGTGCCCGACCGTCCGCAACAGGCCTACTGGCAGACCTGCACCTGTATAGGACAGTGGCACTACGACCAGAATGTGTATAATAACAACAGCTATAAGAGTGGAGCTACCGTGGTGCGGATGCTCATCGACGTGGTGTCGAAAAACGGCAACCTGCTGCTCTCTGTGCCCGTGAAGGGCAACGGCACTATCGACGACAAGGAGAAAAAGGTGCTAGCCGACATCAAAGCCTGGATGGACATCAACAGCGAGAGTATCTACGGCACCCGTATGTGGAAAACCTTCGGTGAAGGACCATTGGCAGAGGCCGTGAACCCCATGAACAACCAGGGTTTCAACGAGGGACAGAACTACTCATCGAAGGATGTGCGCTATGTCACTAAAGAGGATGCCGTTTATGCCACCATCATGGACTGGCCCGCCGCCGGACCCTTCACCTTCAAGGCATTCTCTATTGCCCAGCCCTCGTACAGCGGAAAGGTACAGAGTGTATCGCTGTTAGGCTATGGCGAGGTGGAGTTCAGTCATACCATCAAAGGACTCACCGTGACCATCCCCACCACCAAGCCAAATGTCATTGCCCCTGTGTTCAAGGTTACCTTTATTACCGACAACCGCACAGCCTACGAGAAACTGCAGGGAACCATCAGCGAGGTAGAGACTACCCTCAACGAACTGCAGTCGCAGGTGCAGGCCTATAACACCGGCAAACTGAGTCCGGCAAAATACGAACAGTTGCGCACGGCCATTCAGCAGGCTAAGGAAACTCCCGAGGAGGCTACCGACCAGCAGTATGACGATGCCTGCGAGAAGCTCATCTCGGCATTCCGCAACTTTCTGAACAATAGTGTGAACAAGGGTGGTGCCTTCACGGGCGTGATAGACAACAACATCACGAAAGAGCAACTCATAGAGGCTGAAAACTTTACCCGTTCGGCCGGTGGTACCAAGCGTTTCGGAGCCCCGAAATACTGGACGGTGGAGAATTTCAACATCCCCAACGGCAACGACGGCACCAAACAGGGACTCGACAAATACACAGGAAAGGAGTCGCTCATGATCGGCGTGTGGAACGACCGTGAGAATAACACCTCCGGCAGTCTGGAGCATGCGCGTATCTACCGCAAGATTACTCTCCCTGCAGGCAAGTACTATTTCGGAGCCGCCTACAATGTGACCCACAACCTGAACGAAGAGGCCTATATGTTTGTGAGCCGTGAACTGAGCAACAGCGCCGAGATTCCACAAAAGAGCATCGCCTTCTACAACCTTAACAAATGCAGCAGCGACAAGAATATTCAGGGTCTTTACTTCCAGCTGGACGAAGAAACCGAAGTATATATCGGTTTTCAGGCCGACATGCTGAACGGTTCGCCCACACAGGAGTTCAGAGCCGAACAGGTGTGCCTCTATACGCTGAAAGAACTGGGCGAACGCCACAGCGAGGACAAGGGATGGAGCAAGATCGAGGCCCTGCCCGACGACGTGAGCCAGTATTTCTTTGCCCTCTACGACCACGATACCGACAACGGTCTGGTGCTGTCGGCAGGCAACAAGCAGGGTGCCAGTTATCAGACCATGTGGTATGAGGAGGATGTATATCCCGAAGGCAACAAGAATGCCCTGTTCACCTTTGATGCTTTCAACGAGGACAACAACTCGGGCGTGAAGGGCGACAACCTGAAATGGCTCATCATCACCAGTGCCGGCAATCCCAATGTGTGCCTGCAGTCGAACGATGCCCCCAACGACTGGAACTTCCGCACCGAGAACAACGGCGACGGATGGACCGACCGCGCCTATGTGAGTCCCGCCTATGTGAAAAACGACCTGCCCTCCGGCTACTGGACCTTTACCAATCATAAGAGCAATGCTCTGCTGGGACACTTAGACGGTACCAACGAGATAAGCGGCAGTGCCACCGCCGAGAACGAGGGCCACTACGACATCTATGCCATAGAACGCGGAAAATACGTGAGTGCTGTTGAGAACATCGACAAAGCTTCTGAACAGAACCCCATCGATATATCCTACGTCATCAACAATGCCGATGGCACCCGATATAATAAGTTCCATGCCAAACAGCCCGTGGGATGGACACTCTCGCTGGAGAATGCCTTCGAAATAGAATACGGCAACTACCTGGAGGCCAGGGTGGGCACCAGCTATTTCAACAAATGGCAGAGCTCGGGCAACCTGACCGACCGCACCATCAGTCAGCAGCTGACGGCTCTCCCCATAGGCAAGTATCGGCTCAGCGTTCGTACCAGTTCCAATGTGATTCATCCGGGAGCCTACCTCTTCATTAACAGTGAGAAGGCCGATATGACCAAACTGAAAAACAACACCATCACCGTCACTGCCGAGACTGCCGACGGCACCCTCACCTTTGGTGTGGAACTGAAAAA